The Malus sylvestris chromosome 14, drMalSylv7.2, whole genome shotgun sequence genome segment GAGCCATCCCAATTcaaaaaatcccaaacaaaCCTACTCCAAGCACTAGTCCCTTGAACCCCAATAAGTAATCAAAGCTTTAACGAAAACCCAGACGCCCAAAACCCCAACAAAACTCCCAAGAGGCCCTAAAACCCTAGATCAGAAATGACCCAGATGAAAAAAGAATAGAACCCATTGATACTGATACACTCGTTATAAAGGATATATGGATAATGCAAATTATGGACatcaaaattcaataaaataataaccaaAAAACCCCCATAAAACTAATCCTGGTTTTCAATTGAAACTGAAAAttactgaagaaaaaaaaaattgagagagaagctGGGTGGTTTCTTCTGCAATTACCTTGTGTGATTTGATAATCAAAATGCAAGGGAAAAGTCAGGGGCTATAAGGAGCAATGATAATTGATAGGTGCCCCCACTGAAACTATTTGttataagacaaaaaacaaatgtttttatATTCTAAATACATTTGATTTTGTTGGGGATATTTGATGATAATCATTTTCCTCTTTTTTAGCAAAATACTATGATGTCCAATGTTTGGGCTGGGTGactgtttttatgttttttaatattatcTGCTGCTTCCTCAACCTGGACACCTAAGTTGGGCCTTATTAACTTGGCCCAACATGGATGGGTGAGATATTCTAAGATTTGTTTAGATTGTGTCATCATTACTTGTGGAcggttaaatttaaaagtaatgtCACATTTACCATCTATTTGTGTCATAATTTGTATCATCACTTTGAAAGAGTTAGGGCCCTTCAATACATGTGAGTTCCGGCTCTATTAGAAAGATGGTACAAATAAGTTATAAGAATAATATTTTTGTCAATTAAGAGTAATTCTATGTACATCCAAAGTTTTTTTCTTGACACTTAGGGCTTGTTTGGCAtcctattttaaaaaatttatcatttcacaaaatatttcttactaacatttcttgaaaacaattttgtttAAGACTCAAAGACTTGattggtttgcgatttaaaatttttaaatcttacgacttTAACTAGACAAAAATATCTAAAAATAGGGGGTcgcaagagagggagaaagaggagagatgaggaaagaaagtaagagatgattgaaggaaagagaaagaagggtGAGGAACAGACGAGATAGGGAGGAAAAaaagtgagagaaagaaccgagaGAATAAAGAGAGCATATTGGAGGAGAAACGAAaaggataaaaaataaaaaaataaaaagaggaaagagaaagaagaaaaaatagagagatagatttggagtgagaggggaggagggagagaaaagaaatgagtgagtttaagtttaaaaactgtacaaactcattttttttgtttttagataataaattatattttttagttagtctttactttagtttttttaaatattcctagcaaacaagtttttaagacctaaaatttgaaaattgttttttaatttaaaatgttgAATTCAAGTAAAATACCAAACATGCCCTTAATTTCTTTGACCACCCATTAGTTAAATTTTAAAGTCTTTTTACACTAATACGGTTAGGAATAAACCCAAAATAACctttaaaacattttattttgtttctttgaatctctaaaaaaccaaaaaagaaaaccaaTGAAAGAATGGAGGTTACaaccatggaagaaaatgccgataatatcggcgaaatatcgccgatattatcggtttttcgggAGGGCGATATTAAAAGTGGTATCCGAATGCTTTTCggccaaatatcgcgatattatcgataatatcgataatatcgcgatattttggaaatatcggcgaaatatccaTGGGTTGGTGGAATCGAAATCCGAGGCGacgtcggagaagaacgccggagacgGTGGGGCGATTCCCAGGCCggtttcgtcccaaaaaccttgcaaaaacacgaatcttaacatcaatttcacatatatacTGCAGATTTCACGCATGCATAAACGATTCAAGGCAGGGTGAAGTCGGTTTAGGGTCTAGGGTTTCATGGAATCTCACCTGACGAAGACGAAGACGAACGATCCTTGCTCAGCGGCGCACCGCCACAGACGACTGAGACAACTCTGACTTCGCCTGAGCCACGATTAACGgcgaagggagaagagagatcgagagatctctgtgtgtgtgtgtgtgtttgggagaagagagatcgtaGATCTCTCTTTGTATGTGGGtgtttgggagaagagagatcggagaagggagaagagagatcggagaatggagaagagagatcgagagatctctgtgtgcgtgtgtgtgtttgggagaagagagatcggagatctCTGTGAGTCCGATCTCTGTGTCTGCATGTGTTGGATCCGATGTCAACCTGTGGAGCTctctgtgtgagtgtgtgtgtgggagaagagaagggagaagatAGATCGAGAAGgatgatcgagagagagagactgaggagctctctgtgtgagtgtgtgtgtggaagaagagaagggagaagagagaacgagaaggatcgagagagagagactgaggttGTCTGCGTGCGTGCGTTGTGTGTGCGTGCGATGTgtcatatgtgtgtgtgtgtgtgtgtgtgtgggttccTCCTGTCAGAAGGATACAACTCACTCAATATTCCCGACAAGTTTTACAATTATTTGGACAATTTCATGCAGCTTTTACAATTATAATTTGTATTCTTTTCAGACCATGAATGGTGgtcatttgtgtgtgtgtgtgtgtgggttccTCCTGTCAGGAGGACACATGACTCACTCCATATTCTCGACAAGTTTTACAATTATTTGGACAATTTCATGCAGCTTTTAGTACCATTATAATTTGTAGTCTTTTCAAACCATGGACggtggtttcattcaaaactgtGTGCCAATATTGTTTTaaaaggtggagtatcagaggtATTGTGTTATTCTTTCAAAGTTGTCATTGTGAAAAAAATtcaagaggtggagtatcagtaTCAGAGGAGCCTTTtcgattattttattttccttacccctttcaaagtcattccagatccagagcttaaacacaaagggttccatatttaaagtaagtttacaaacttatatttatattcttataatttatacaacaacaaaaaaatttgtgtgaactcgtatgttaattttttaagtaattaatacttgcatgttagtttttgtaagtaattaagtaatgttaacaattgcatgttaattttttaagtaattaagcaatgttaatacttgcatgttagtttttgtaagtaattaagtaatgttaacaattgcatgttaatttttttaagtaattaagtaatgttaatacttgcatgttaattttttttaagtaattaatacttgcatgttagtttttgtaagtaattaagtaatgttaatacttgcatgttagtttttgtaagtaattaagtaatgttaatacttgcatgttagtttttgtaagtaattaagtcttgcatgttaatttttgtaagtaattaagtaatgttaacaattgcatgttaatttttttaagtaattaagtaatgttaatacttgcatgttagtttttgtaagtaattaagtaatgttaacaattgcatgttaatttttttaagtaattaagtaatgttaatacttgcatgttaattttttttaagtaattaatacttgcatgttagtttttgtaagtaattaagtaatgttaatacttgcatgttagtttttgtaagtaattaagtcttgcatgttaatttttgtaagtaattaagtaatgttaacaattacatgttaattttttttaagtaattaatacttgcatgttagtttttgtaagtaatttaGTAatgttaatacttgcatgttagtttttgtaagtaattaagtaatgttaacaattgcatgttaatttttttaagtaattaagtaatgttaatacttgcatgttagtttttgtaagtaattaagtattgttaacaattacatgttaattttttttaagtaattaagtaatgttgtataattattccctaggaaaattttaatatgtttaatgttatttattattttatttcccttaccattttcaaagccattccagatcaattccaaagcttgaatacaaagggttccatatttaaggtaagtttacaaacttatatttatattattgtaatttatacaacaacaaataaatttgtgtggactcgtatgttaatttttttaagtaattaatacttgcatgctaatttttgtaagtagttaagtaatgttaacaattacttGTTATTATTAAaatggattattatcaaaaaggaatattattcatcactatgttttatattaggattattttcatgaaacataattatcatcatttatagtaggattatttatattaggattattatcaaaaaggaatattattcatcatttatattaggaatatttttttatcaaattggattattattcattaatattaggtttttttattatcaaattggattattattcattaaattagattattataaaattggattattattcattaaattggattattcattaaattggcttattatcaaattggactattcattaaagcccaCTTAATGTAGTCTCCAAACTTGACCTTAGGCCCAAATCTCAAACATAACCAcacttgggttgggttgggttgaacCAAAAggtccaaaacttaggaaaaaaaaaatacgaattattcatttttattcattaatattaggttttttttattatcaaattggattattcattaaattggattattattaaagtggattattattaaattggattattataaaaaaggaatattattcatcactatgttttatattaggattattttcatgaaacataattatcatcatttatagtaggattatttatattaggattattatcaaaaaggaatattattcatcatttatattaggattatttttttatcaaattggattattattcattaatattaggttttattattccatattatttttttaattacttaaatttttacaatcattttctttacttcatattgtattcttctgtagaataactttattatttaggttctgtagaataactttattatttaattcttttgtctaattttcatgaaaaataaatgtaggtacgtttaagatgtctagTGGAGCtagtaaacgtgatccagcttgggaacatggcgacccaatagacggaaacaaacatggcacaatttgcaaatattgtggtcgggtaatgaaaagtggtggagtgacacgacttaagtaccatcttagtggattagatccagcaaaaaatgtccaacgatgcgataatgtccccccagaagtgaaggcattcatcagcacattattaaaaaataaaaaacagcagaaggaaaatatgacacaaggaatggaaaatattcgagctgggctacggggagaagtctatggccaagcggttgacagtgacgatgatgacgatgaggacgaatgtgatgatgacatgggacctgaagaacgacgcagtttgaaacaagcattacgtgcttccaaacagtcagcatgggaaagagaacaccttcataaaattcctaataggggacaaggttccgggacaagtggtggtgcacaaatgagacggggaggcagtcttagagaatcacaaccaacaccaccaatagccccaagtttatataagtcatccaacgcacgtcaaaagagtgtttggagttatttcaagggaggtaatgtgaaggagggaatggggcgtctaattagcaagttctttatctatgaaaatgtccctgctgcgaaggcatcatcacatcatttcaaaaatatggtagtgggatgtcaacaggccggtgttggagtacaacctcccactccctatgagataagaaacaaatatttggatatggagtataaagacattggcgagtatgttaacaagttgaggtcaaagtgggaaactaatggttgcacaatcatgtgtgacggatggaccggcccgaccagattatctatcatcaacttcatggtatactccaagggaaagacaatttttttgaagtctgttgatgcttcagaccatataaagaattacaagtatatttacaaattattgagggatgtaattatggaggtgggagagcataatgttgtccaagttgTGACCGACAACgtttctgcatttgtcaaagctggaaaaaagttaatgaagcatcataatgtgttttggacatcatgtgcagcacattgtattgatcttatgtttgaggcaatagggaagagagagaatgttgctactgtggtcaaaagagctagaacgatcacaaattatatttacaatcacggttggttgttggcaaagatgcgtgaattttgcagaggagaaattattcgtccagctaccactcgattcgctacaaactatattgcattaaacagcctactcaagaagaaagcagggttgaagcaactattcactagtgacgattgggccaaccacaatttcagccgctcaaatacaggtcgtatggtggaaagtatagtgcttgatcatgctttttggagtcaaacagaacatgtgtgtcaagtgtttgaacctctttacaaagttttacggatcgttgacacagaagtgtatcctactatgggggcagtatatgagttgatgcgtgtagtgaaggatgaattggaaagaaaacatggtgcaaggtgggtcgtaaaaataattgaagaccgatggtataaaacattataccacgatttgcatgcagcaggtataaattatgtcataatttgcaattcatttctttagttgcataagtattatttatcttattagagtatgtgtttctttgaacagcatattatttgaatccccgataccaatacagacccggtgttggagatgatggtaaccttatacgtgttgtacataatgtatactctaaattagaccctgcatcaccagcagttggccaatttggaaatgaggtacacaattacttaaattataataattactttgttggattaaactaacacaatttattgtattcagctaacatggtttaaagatgcaagaagaacatttggagaaccaacatcagttgctgctcgaacaaatatgtctcctagtgagtataaacatatttcactataagtttataatagaatttgttggagttattaggcttatcaacattatttttcattgtagctgaatggtggatcatgtatgggaccgatgcaccaactgtgagaaagttagcaataaaagtattatcacaaacagcttcctcatctgcttgtgaaagaaattggagcacatttgcactcatacacacaaagcaaagaaataagttggctcatagtagcttggaaaaattagtttattgctactacaacatgaagcttcaaattcgagataaggaagcagaaatcgatcatgtcgaccgtggtgacccactagatgtgtttgatattgttggtgaagatgatgatacagagggtaaccaactttttcaatggattagacctcttcatttagatgatgatgaaggcaacccagctcccagagttgctgaagaagcacgtaatgaagggataaatgtagaaagagtattagaggaggaggtgggatctagcagcgctgactctttcgAAGAACTTTTGCACCCAAGACCAagcaacactggaattccacatttttccaatcctacacaaccacaacatcgtgctgatactaatgatagctctagtacaagatcaggagactcacctaccaccggaggtgggaatgatgaaggacatagtggagctggaggtagtggagctagaggtagtggtggtggatatggaaactattatggaccaccacctcccggatatatgagccccttcactggtgaggcaaacttcacgcatgcaacacaggatgatgaccatggcagtaggcgggcaggaccaggaattggtgccatagggaaggactatactcgcagagaaagaggcaaagggattttgtcaagtcaagaagatgactcgttatctagaacttcagactctgttggattgggaagtagtaactatggttatactcataaccaaccatttccctacccttcatatcccattcctgttgggatggaatcgagcgactcatggaatcAATCTcagcctcaatcttcaaatgatttttcttatggacaacctcaaccaatctcggatccatatgggtggcatattaacaattacatgcaaaactattttggggatttatcatttgataactactcttcacaatacactcattctacacatagagatgatgaagatagtgacaaatttgaacctcataggaactctatgtggtactaaagtgtaaaatattgtactaattcattatatataaatgattatggtgtgtttagacttctttcattaattactacatattttctacactcaatatgtttgtcagatcgctatataatcaacttgataatgttaaatccatcatgcaatgcatttctttccaattttttgtgataaactaatagataattgactaaataaacatcctacaaagtttcaataaaaatttccaagtttttcttacaatttccgtggtttccatgtaatttttatcgatatcgatattttaccgatatttccatcgatatttccgtgttttcggactaccgatatttccgatatcaccgatattttcttccttggttacaACCACCATTGTGGCCGGCTACACGTCAACTACTCTACATTTCGGCTAAAAGGTCCGACGGATCTCGGGCCAAAACATgaacatcaaatttttttttcaaccttTTTAACACCGACGGAGATAGAAAATGGCCAACCATGGCTCGCATATGGAAGAGGGGGTAAGTGGAGGCGGGAACAATGGTGAACGAGAAGAAGAATTCTTGAACaaaagcaataaaaaaaaaggtttaaatatGCGTCACAACTctaatttattaaatttcttttgAACGGTCTAAATTAAAGTCTAAAATTGATTCGTGATACAGTGTTGtactctattttttttctcaggATTCTTCTCACTAAATTTTATCGATGCAAGGCTTTATTAcacctgtttgtaccatacttgaccaatctcgaaactactgagcaccggtcaacgttataccgtcaaggacccagaagagcttcccttcaaccaggaggccaatcataatgcgacacgtgtcgacatcagaagccaatcacagcgcgacacgtgtcaacatcagaagccaattacaacacgacatgtgtcaatgttagaataaaactagaaactctcttctataaatagggatcattctcccacaataatctctaatgtcattttgtactaaactattcactagaactcacaaaatgagagcttgaacatatgtatttgtgtaaacccttcacaattaatgagaactcctctactccgtggacgtagccgatctgggtaaaccacgtacatcttgtgtttgcttccctgtccctattcatttacgtacttatcttcactagtgatcgaagtaaccaagcgaaggtcacaaacctgacattttctgttgtaccaaagtcctcgctgattttgtgcatcaacaacaccATTTTAATTCTAAACCTTGTAACTCCTTTCAATCAATAGAATTATACAGATTTGGATTCCATTCGAATCCAAattgtggggatcctagggatcctcacATCGTAGccgtttattgtatatcgtgcggtcagaaatcattttaaattttattatttaaaattaaacataaatagtatctaacgaaaactgaccgtgCGATGTACAATGAATGATCACGATGTGAGAATCCGGAGAAAATccccacaaagagaatccggaaATGATCCTCATTCGAATTATACATGTTTCTCAAAAAATGTACTCAAATTTTAtcctcatcaattttatttcttACAGTTGTTTCAAACCTACGAATTCCATAGCTGATCGGTCACTCTCCATCGGATCTCATCTCAAACGGTCGAGCATGGTTGACCTTCGACCAGCCATgaataacatttttcttttgaatgtgGGTGTAGCAATCAAAATTTTGGATGCAATAAGATTTTGTTTAGCAATTAGATTCTGTTGAGGTTGCAGTCTATTGAGTCAAAACTTTTGCTTCTAGGGAAGAAGTTAGATCCAATTTAAATTCCAAATATAAGGTAGAATTGCTTCATATGACACGATGtctacccttttttttttctttttttttttgacaaataatGATAGAGTGATTTCATTTATACAAATCGAACAAATACATGAGGGTGTCATATGAGTACATCTTCTTCAATGACCAATTTCTTGATTTAGAGATTAATTTACGCATCCAACAAATAAGTTAAACCCCAACATACTACCACAAGAACCAGTTGCAAACAGTACAAATTTGCCACCAAAGACGATAAATGTGACAAATAGACAAGATAATCACATTGGATAAACatacatgaataaactatcaaccAAATAATGTGATCAATGATATTGAATTAGAGAAGggccgtattgcattgtaatcccaaacGGAGTAGGTTCTCCAAagtcttctgattagcttgatTAGCCATGATGTACTGCTAATTATCACTCATGGTTGGTGAAAGTCCTGAAGACATATAATCACTAAATGGAGAAtcaaaagtaagtttcaattcataaccgATTAATAAGAGTTATAATCGTTCACtgtctcgctaaaaggaacctaatgaaTAGCATACCTTCAACAATGAATGTCAATATAAGTGGTCCATGAGTTTGTCCACTGTAATCATTTTGAtcctttcataaaaatttggTCAATATCCTAGTTTAATTGTTATGTGAACGACCATGTGACTACCTTTTTTAGTATTCTTGTCAAATCAACCCCTCTACTTAACGAAAATAATGACATATTTTTCAGGGAGTGACCAAAATGATCTACGGTAGAAAAACTCAGGGATCACTTTTATCAATTTTCTCGAAGAATGAAGAGTTATGCCTATCTCAAATACCATATTAGCTAAAAAGCCAAAATTATATGATACTACTATagtgtttgaattatttcaaaactAATTGTATATTTTAGATGTTAAAGACTCGTTTGGTATTTAAGATAGAACACATTTGATAACCCATCATATTCAAAGTATTTTTCGTATCGAGAAGATTAGACATTAAGTAAcctatttcttcttcttatcaTCTCATTATAGACCGCATTAGTTTTAAAATAAGTTGTCTAAAATTGGTATATTAAAAGTGAAAGAGAAAAGTGAGAGCACAACTggaaatttcataattttaaacCAAAGCATCTTTCTCAAATGCTCAAGTCTCAATGAATTTGTTTGATAAACAATGAGGTAATGCCACCTATAAAGGCTAATGGCtatatttaatttaagaaaaaggAGCTTAGGCAACTTCTTGATTATGGGCATCATTATTAAGAGCAAAAACTGTGAATTAATGTAACTTTGTACGTGTTGTCTAGTgcgcttttataaaaaaataattgaaaatttaaGTCACTTTAATTTGTACAAATATCAAATATTTATAAATGTTagttatatacacacacacatatatgggAGACAAATGATGATAAatcctccacctcttctgaGGTCGAGAAAACTTACCAAAGTTATaagtctggcttccacaccaGCAGTGTGTTTCGAGCTCAAGACctccaatttttagttttaagaaaATCTCTTAATCTATCATTTACCTTAAGTCAGTTTATTCccattgtgtttttgtttttgttatatttgaatttaaatCTTCCTCGTAAACCAGTATCGTTTAGACCGACGGTCTCTTCAGAAACAACCATAGTACAAAGACTTATTCACCATGACCATGTTTATGCATCATCTAGTATGGTAACTTTGCAACCCGACACGGACGTGAATATAATTCGATTAGATTT includes the following:
- the LOC126598817 gene encoding uncharacterized protein LOC126598817 encodes the protein MREFCRGEIIRPATTRFATNYIALNSLLKKKAGLKQLFTSDDWANHNFSRSNTGRMVESIVLDHAFWSQTEHVCQVFEPLYKVLRIVDTEVYPTMGAVYELMRVVKDELERKHGARWVVKIIEDRWYKTLYHDLHAAAYYLNPRYQYRPGVGDDGNLIRVVHNVYSKLDPASPAVGQFGNELTWFKDARRTFGEPTSVAARTNMSPTEWWIMYGTDAPTVRKLAIKVLSQTASSSACERNWSTFALIHTKQRNKLAHSSLEKLVYCYYNMKLQIRDKEAEIDHVDRGDPLDVFDIVGEDDDTEGNQLFQWIRPLHLDDDEGNPAPRVAEEARNEGINVERVLEEEVGSSSADSFEELLHPRPSNTGIPHFSNPTQPQHRADTNDSSSTRSGDSPTTGGGNDEGHSGAGGSGARGSGGGYGNYYGPPPPGYMSPFTGEANFTHATQDDDHGSRRAGPGIGAIGKDYTRRERGKGILSSQEDDSLSRTSDSVGLGSSNYGYTHNQPFPYPSYPIPVGMESSDSWNQSQPQSSNDFSYGQPQPISDPYGWHINNYMQNYFGDLSFDNYSSQYTHSTHRDDEDSDKFEPHRNSMWY